The following are encoded in a window of Panicum virgatum strain AP13 chromosome 5N, P.virgatum_v5, whole genome shotgun sequence genomic DNA:
- the LOC120673882 gene encoding PHD finger protein At1g33420-like gives MVRVLPRPTSPFHHHMHRPIPVYAAPAYVGPEFIPAIRCTKTRPKCLTDRPSPRRNRPHRLPPLYLAAAAAAANPNQSSDPVNRRRGRRRRRQIRRDPTAAEGEMVVNGRPLKRARARVEARDFAAFPAAGDGGAAGTFREAVRGFLAKHARLLPLPSIFSPAAAAAPPHLLIWRVSLRVGEAGDEETGGRVELNVVEEDVLRSRSVYCDQCRVVGWSGHPVCGKRYHFIIENDCNQLSGHRRTCCLRCGTPMVAGESRCALCNFDMDGEEIEECAYLHVDDSSHLLHAVVHANGYGHLLRVNGREGGSRVLTGRDIMSLWDRLCKVLYVRKVTVMDISKKHGMDYRLLHAVTSGHPWYGEWGYKFGAGSFALTSDTYGTAVDMLSNIQLALYFSNRSPIRTPLQNTIALYWALSDRQLVTLRDLFRFIMHLLHQAQMSKPSTYKRVDLASNVLCAWTKDDLDRAEAAMLKVLRVVQTGQWVSWRALRGAVSKAVDSQELLDYSLRELGGKQLDDGHFVAVRCNAEINAIEYRLESSSIRSPVDALMFEPSVEHVLHDLRFLYDALLNPESMLSSQPEVVGASSHSAAAKIIDCKQFIKHYDEHALRIPSNPFLLCVRCSIELLDHPKDYTAPPEELVHLPASATLAELKVQASRAFQETYLMFQSFQAEQLPDLPNFSDTTPVKHVLGSGHLVRLRGRCTGDYRRIVQFRMERGLENWTVDCSCGAKDDDGERMLACDVCGVWQHTRCSGISDFEEVPENFICRKCASPRKGKGRGGGGSNGGGRVEVSAGAGRCKDEIGSSVGGGKFGRMATVG, from the exons ATGGTTAGAGTCCTGCCACGACCGACGAGCCCATTCCACCACCACATGCATAGACCCATCCCAGTATACGCCGCACCCGCTTACGTGGGCCCGGAGTTCATTCCAGCAATCCGGTGCACAAAGACCAGGCCTAAGTGCCTAACAGATCGTCCTTCCCCTCGAAGGAATCGACCCCATCGCCTTCCTCCTCTTTatctcgcagccgccgccgccgccgcaaaccCTAACCAGAGTTCCGATCCGGTTAATCGGCGACGAGGAAGACGACGGAGGCGGCAGATCCGTCGCGATCCGACGGCGGCTGAGGGGGAGATGGTGGTGAACGGCCGGCCGCTGAAGAGGGCGAGGGCGCGGGTGGAGGCCAGGGACTTCGCCGCGTTCCCGGCGGCCGGAGACGGCGGGGCGGCCGGAACGTTCAGGGAGGCGGTGAGGGGGTTCCTCGCAAAGCACGCGAGGCTGCTCCCGCTTCCGTCCATcttctcgccggcggccgccgccgccccgccgcacctGCTGATCTGGAGGGTGTCCCTGAGGGTCGGGGAGGCGGGGGACGAGGAGACCGGCGGCAGGGTGGAGCTCAACGTCGTTGAGGAGGATGTGCTTCGATCGCGATCTGTGTATTGTGATCAGTGCAGAGTCGTGG GATGGAGTGGGCACCCAGTCTGCGGGAAGCGGTACCATTTCATCATCGAGAACGACTGCAACCAGCTCTCCGGCCACCGGCGCACCTGCTGCCTGCGCTGCGGGACTCCCATGGTCGCTGGAGAATCAAG GTGTGCCCTCTGCAACTTCGATATGGATGGTGAGGAAATCGAGGAGTGTGCATACCTGCACGTGGATGACTCCTCTCACTTGCTGCACGCTGTAGTGCATGCCAACGGGTATGGGCACCTCCTCAGGGTAAATGGCCGTGAAGGTGGCTCAAGAGTCCTCACTGGCCGTGACATAATGAGCTTATGGGATCGCTTGTGCAAGGTGTTATATGTGAG GAAGGTCACTGTCATGGACATCTCCAAGAAACATGGAATGGACTACAGACTTCTGCATGCAGTCACAAGTGGGCACCCATGGTATGGTGAATGGGGATACAAGTTTGGTGCTGGCAGCTTTGCACTAACCTCAGACACCTACGGAACGGCAGTAGACATGCTTTCCAATATACAACTGGCACTGTACTTCTCCAACCGTAGCCCTATCAGGACTCCACTGCAGAACACAATTGCTCTTTATTGGGCACTCTCTGATCGCCAACTGGTGACCCTCCGGGACCTTTTCCGCTTCATTATGCACCTGCTTCATCAAGCTCAGATGTCAAAACCCTCAACTTATAAGCGCGTGGATCTTGCATCTAATGTGCTTTGTGCATGGACTAAAGATGATCTTGATCGAGCAGAAGCCGCAATGCTTAAGGTTCTCCGAGTTGTGCAAACTGGACAATGGGTATCTTGGCGTGCGCTTAGGGGTGCTGTGTCAAAGGCTGTTGATTCACAGGAGCTGCTTGATTATTCTCTTCGAGAACTAGGTGGAAAACAACTGGATGATGGCCATTTCGTTGCTGTCCGCTGCAATGCTGAGATAAATGCAATTGAGTACAG GCTGGAATCTTCCTCCATTCGGTCACCAGTTGATGCACTGATGTTTGAGCCTTCTGTTGAACATGTCCTGCATGATCTTAGATTCCTCTACGACGCTCTGCTCAACCCAGAATCCATGCTATCTTCACAACCGGAGGTGGTGGGTGCATCATCACATAGTGCAGCAGCAAAGATTATTGATTGCAAACAGTTCATCAAGCATTATGACGAACATGCTCTAAGAATTCCTTCAAACCCATTTTTGCTCTGCGTAAGGTGCTCCATTGAGCTACTTGATCACCCAAAAGACTACACAGCACCTCCAGAGGAACTTGTACATTTACCAGCAAGTGCTACTCTTGCTGAATTGAAAGTGCAGGCTTCAAGGGCATTTCAAGAGACGTACCTCATGTTCCAAAGCTTCCAGGCTGAACAGCTCCCTGACTTGCCAAACTTCAGTGACACAACCCCTGTGAAGCATGTGCTTGGATCAGGCCACCTTGTTCGGTTAAGGGGACGTTGCACTGGAGATTATCGGAGGATTGTACAGTTTAGGATGGAGAGGGGTTTGGAGAACTGGACTGTGGACTGCTCATGTGGTGCCAAGGATGATGATGGTGAACGTATGCTAGCATGTGACGTGTGTGGAGTCTGGCAGCACACCAGGTGCTCAGGGATCAGTGATTTTGAAGAAGTCCCTGAAAATTTCATCTGCAGGAAGTGTGCTAGCCCACGCAAAGGTAAAGGCCGTGGTGGTGGGGGTAGCAACGGTGGTGGAAGAGTGGAGGTTAGTGCAGGGGCAGGGAGGTGCAAGGACGAGATTGGATCATCAGTTGGTGGTGGCAAGTTTGGGCGCATGGCAACAGTTGGATGA